The following are encoded in a window of Cryobacterium sp. CG_9.6 genomic DNA:
- a CDS encoding DUF948 domain-containing protein translates to MSGGDIAGLIGAGVFAILVAIIALPLIKLGRVFDETTVAIRELSASVTPLLAETTETLAQTNAQLARVDTITSNVADATGNISALVALFAATVGGPLIKLAGFTAGLRAAFRVGRPSASRRERA, encoded by the coding sequence GTGTCAGGTGGAGATATTGCCGGGCTGATCGGTGCCGGCGTGTTCGCAATTCTGGTCGCCATCATTGCTCTGCCGCTTATCAAGCTGGGTCGCGTCTTTGATGAGACCACGGTGGCCATTCGTGAACTCAGCGCGAGTGTGACGCCGCTGCTCGCCGAAACCACCGAGACCCTCGCGCAGACCAACGCCCAGTTGGCCAGGGTCGACACCATTACGAGCAATGTTGCGGATGCCACGGGCAATATCTCCGCGCTCGTGGCCCTTTTCGCTGCCACGGTGGGCGGGCCGCTTATCAAGCTGGCCGGGTTCACTGCCGGCCTTCGGGCCGCCTTTCGCGTCGGTAGGCCCTCCGCCTCCCGGCGAGAGCGAGCATAG
- a CDS encoding DUF349 domain-containing protein: protein MTTTDQQPWGRVDETGTVYVREASGERAVGQYPDATAAEALAYFERKYVELNGQVTLLEQRAKGGAPAADVAKSVANLTTAVATANAVGNLAALAERLAALGGAVTELTEQQSVETKAASAAAVAERAAIVDEAERLAAEDPAKTQWKQTSAALDALFAKWQAHQHDAPRIPKGEANDLWKRFRAARTTIEQNRKAFFAELDSAHKDVRTRKQALIEQAEGLADKGADGVSTYRNLLEEWKKAGRSGKKQDDAMWAKFKAAGDVLYSAKSEVEAIDNEEYDANLVLKLALVTEAETLLTVTDRTKARDTLSVIQRKWDDIGKVPRDQVKPIEDRLRKVEAVVRKLDEDHWQRNNPETKARTEGLAGQLNDAIAKLEAALVKAQASKDAATIAEATEALEARKAWLKAIGQ from the coding sequence TTGACTACGACAGATCAGCAACCATGGGGTCGCGTAGACGAAACCGGCACGGTTTACGTCCGTGAAGCATCGGGCGAGCGTGCCGTGGGTCAGTACCCCGACGCCACGGCCGCCGAAGCGTTGGCCTATTTCGAGCGCAAATACGTGGAACTCAACGGTCAGGTGACACTGCTTGAGCAGCGAGCCAAGGGCGGGGCTCCGGCCGCAGACGTTGCCAAGTCTGTCGCCAACCTCACCACGGCCGTGGCGACCGCCAACGCCGTGGGCAACCTTGCCGCACTCGCCGAGCGCCTCGCGGCTCTGGGTGGTGCCGTCACGGAACTCACCGAGCAGCAGAGCGTGGAGACCAAGGCGGCTTCTGCCGCTGCCGTCGCCGAGCGCGCTGCCATCGTTGATGAGGCCGAGCGCCTCGCCGCCGAGGATCCTGCCAAGACGCAGTGGAAGCAGACCAGTGCCGCTCTCGATGCGCTCTTCGCCAAGTGGCAGGCACACCAGCACGACGCTCCCCGCATTCCCAAGGGTGAGGCGAACGACCTGTGGAAGCGATTCCGGGCGGCCCGCACCACGATTGAGCAGAACCGCAAGGCATTCTTCGCCGAACTGGACAGCGCCCACAAGGATGTCCGCACCCGCAAGCAGGCCCTGATCGAACAGGCCGAGGGACTGGCCGACAAGGGTGCCGATGGCGTGTCAACCTACCGGAACCTGCTCGAAGAGTGGAAGAAGGCTGGTCGCAGCGGCAAGAAGCAGGACGACGCCATGTGGGCGAAGTTCAAGGCTGCCGGCGATGTGCTGTATTCCGCAAAGTCGGAGGTTGAAGCCATCGACAACGAGGAGTACGACGCCAACCTGGTGTTGAAGCTGGCGCTCGTCACCGAGGCAGAAACTCTTCTCACCGTGACCGACCGCACCAAGGCCCGCGACACGCTCAGCGTCATTCAGCGCAAGTGGGACGACATCGGTAAGGTTCCCCGCGACCAGGTGAAGCCGATTGAAGACCGTCTTCGCAAGGTGGAGGCCGTTGTGCGCAAGCTCGACGAAGACCACTGGCAGCGCAACAACCCCGAGACCAAGGCTCGCACCGAGGGTCTTGCCGGCCAGCTGAACGATGCCATCGCCAAGCTCGAAGCCGCACTGGTCAAGGCGCAGGCGAGCAAGGATGCGGCCACCATCGCCGAGGCCACCGAAGCTCTGGAGGCACGCAAGGCGTGGCTCAAGGCCATCGGCCAGTAA
- a CDS encoding type IV toxin-antitoxin system AbiEi family antitoxin, with protein MTHQFLAAVHPGSDPGHIPLPELMCARLDGEVYPLGACWCPIDEVESPALRAASLGPLVPPRGIVERASAAWVYGVLPEPAVHELCVDVHARAHLPPSAHVHIREVTCPAADTRLLAGIRVTSPLRTAVDLARWSVETDESALTQVLGQLLTYGGFSDETEARLACACRATPHRARALARFDLVAARHRSGAL; from the coding sequence ATGACGCATCAATTTCTTGCCGCAGTGCATCCGGGTTCGGATCCCGGGCACATTCCGTTGCCCGAACTCATGTGTGCCCGCCTGGACGGCGAGGTCTATCCGCTGGGCGCCTGCTGGTGCCCGATCGATGAGGTGGAGAGCCCGGCACTCCGTGCGGCTTCACTCGGCCCCCTGGTACCTCCCCGCGGCATCGTTGAGCGAGCCAGTGCCGCGTGGGTCTACGGCGTGCTTCCCGAGCCCGCTGTGCACGAACTGTGCGTTGACGTGCACGCCAGGGCTCACCTTCCGCCCTCGGCACACGTGCACATCCGGGAGGTGACCTGCCCGGCAGCAGACACCCGCCTGCTGGCCGGCATCCGGGTCACCAGTCCCCTGCGCACGGCTGTGGATCTGGCACGGTGGAGCGTCGAGACCGACGAGTCAGCGCTCACGCAGGTCCTCGGGCAACTTCTCACCTATGGCGGCTTCAGCGATGAAACGGAGGCGAGGCTAGCCTGTGCATGCCGAGCAACCCCACACCGAGCACGGGCACTCGCCCGGTTCGATCTGGTGGCCGCTCGGCACCGTTCCGGGGCGCTTTAG
- a CDS encoding replication-associated recombination protein A, translating into MSDAQPGLRTGATPLAVRMRPKTLDEVAGQRHLLTPGSPLVSLASDKTGEQGSVSVILWGPPGTGKTTLAQAIAHSSGRRFVELSAVTAGVRDVRQVMEEARTSRDLYGLSTVLFLDEIHRFSKAQQDALLPGVENGVIILVAATTENPSFSIISPLLSRSLLLTLETLGDDDLGIVVDRAVSDPRGLAGRFELEPEARAAIIRLASGDARRALTALEAASVSAASTVADGDVSVPVITTEIVSLAVDRALLRYDRNGDEHYDVISAFIKSVRGSDVDAALHYLARMIEAGEDPRYIARRIIILASEDIGMADPQALVIAVAAADAVQLIGMPEGRIPLAQAVVHLATAPKSNASYMALDAAIADIRSGKMGRVPKGMRDAHYPGAKRLGHGKGYLYPHNDALGVVTQQYPPTELTNVRYYEPTEHGNEREISARLAKLRRIVRGQ; encoded by the coding sequence ATGTCGGATGCTCAACCGGGTCTGCGCACGGGCGCAACCCCCCTTGCTGTACGAATGCGCCCGAAAACCCTCGACGAGGTGGCCGGTCAGCGCCACCTGCTCACTCCCGGTTCGCCGCTCGTGAGTCTGGCGAGTGACAAAACCGGTGAGCAGGGCTCGGTGTCCGTAATTCTGTGGGGCCCGCCCGGCACCGGTAAAACAACCCTGGCCCAGGCCATTGCCCACAGCTCCGGGCGCCGGTTCGTGGAACTGTCGGCGGTGACCGCCGGGGTGCGCGATGTTCGTCAGGTAATGGAGGAAGCCCGCACCAGCCGCGACCTGTACGGGCTCTCGACCGTGCTCTTTCTCGACGAAATCCACCGTTTCTCGAAGGCGCAACAGGACGCGCTCCTGCCCGGTGTCGAAAACGGCGTCATTATTCTTGTTGCCGCCACCACCGAGAACCCCTCGTTCTCCATCATCTCTCCTCTGCTGTCGCGGTCCCTTCTGTTGACACTCGAAACCCTGGGTGATGACGACCTCGGTATTGTGGTCGACCGCGCGGTGAGTGACCCGCGCGGCCTCGCCGGCCGCTTTGAGCTGGAGCCGGAGGCCCGCGCTGCCATTATTCGGCTCGCCTCGGGCGACGCGCGCCGTGCCCTCACGGCGCTGGAGGCGGCATCCGTCTCTGCGGCCAGCACGGTGGCCGATGGCGACGTGTCGGTGCCGGTCATTACGACCGAGATCGTGTCGCTGGCCGTTGACCGGGCCCTCTTGCGCTACGACCGCAACGGCGACGAGCACTACGACGTGATCAGCGCCTTCATCAAATCCGTGCGGGGGAGCGACGTGGATGCCGCGCTGCACTACCTGGCGCGCATGATCGAGGCGGGGGAGGATCCCCGCTACATTGCGCGGCGAATCATCATTCTTGCCTCCGAAGACATTGGGATGGCCGACCCGCAGGCGCTCGTGATCGCCGTGGCCGCCGCCGACGCCGTGCAGCTCATCGGCATGCCGGAGGGGCGCATTCCCCTGGCACAGGCCGTGGTGCACCTGGCCACGGCCCCCAAATCAAATGCGTCCTACATGGCCCTGGACGCGGCGATCGCCGACATCCGCTCGGGCAAGATGGGCCGAGTACCCAAGGGAATGCGCGATGCGCACTACCCGGGCGCCAAGCGGCTCGGCCACGGCAAGGGCTACCTGTACCCGCACAATGATGCCCTCGGCGTGGTGACGCAGCAATACCCGCCCACGGAGCTGACAAACGTGCGCTACTACGAGCCTACGGAACACGGCAACGAGCGGGAAATATCGGCGCGACTGGCGAAACTTCGACGCATTGTGCGCGGCCAGTAG
- the secF gene encoding protein translocase subunit SecF, translated as MASFSKFGNDLYTGERSFNIVGRRKLWYSIAAVMIFIAIVGPFARGGFVFGIEFTGGSEFVVSNVSSQDQVIATDAVASVVPEAVPKVSTVGETEVRIQTDQLTSDDNRAVRNALATAYDVPATDVTASFIGPSWGADITGQALRALVVFLVLAGAIMAIYFRTWKMSAAAMVALLHDLVITAGIYGITGFEITPAAVIGFLTILGYSLYDTVVVFDKIRENTSEDGPGSRRTFADSVNLAVNQTLVRSINTSVVAALPVASILFIGAFVLGAGTLRDISLALLIGILVGTYSTIFIAAPLYAQLRTREPATKKRDKKALAAKASAVTADAPVSGEVNA; from the coding sequence ATGGCCAGCTTTTCCAAGTTTGGAAATGATCTCTACACGGGCGAGCGGTCGTTCAATATCGTGGGGCGCCGCAAGCTCTGGTACTCGATTGCCGCCGTTATGATTTTCATCGCAATTGTGGGGCCATTTGCCCGCGGTGGGTTCGTGTTCGGTATCGAGTTCACCGGTGGCAGCGAGTTCGTGGTCTCCAACGTGTCCAGCCAAGACCAGGTCATCGCAACGGATGCCGTGGCGAGCGTTGTACCGGAAGCGGTTCCGAAGGTATCGACCGTGGGCGAAACAGAGGTCCGGATTCAGACCGACCAGCTCACCAGCGATGACAACCGCGCCGTGCGCAATGCTCTCGCAACGGCCTATGACGTTCCCGCCACCGACGTGACGGCGTCGTTCATCGGCCCGTCGTGGGGTGCAGACATCACCGGTCAGGCGCTCCGCGCACTCGTCGTCTTCCTCGTGCTGGCCGGTGCGATCATGGCCATCTACTTCCGCACCTGGAAGATGTCCGCTGCCGCCATGGTGGCTCTCCTGCACGACCTCGTGATCACTGCCGGTATCTATGGCATCACCGGCTTTGAAATCACCCCGGCCGCCGTGATCGGGTTCCTCACGATTCTCGGCTACTCGCTCTATGACACCGTGGTGGTGTTTGACAAGATCCGGGAGAATACCAGCGAGGACGGACCCGGTTCCCGGCGCACGTTTGCAGACTCGGTCAACCTCGCCGTCAACCAGACGCTGGTGCGGTCGATCAACACCTCTGTTGTGGCCGCGCTCCCGGTGGCCTCGATTCTGTTCATCGGTGCGTTTGTGCTGGGTGCCGGAACGCTTCGGGACATTTCCCTGGCCCTGCTGATCGGGATTCTCGTGGGAACATACTCCACGATCTTCATCGCTGCCCCGCTGTATGCCCAGCTGCGCACCCGCGAGCCGGCAACCAAGAAGCGCGACAAGAAAGCGTTGGCGGCCAAGGCGAGCGCCGTGACTGCGGATGCTCCGGTGTCGGGCGAAGTAAACGCCTGA
- the secD gene encoding protein translocase subunit SecD produces MAKSSPAKKAWRSLTWLGVIIVGLIAFNAVGVLNGSGSWAPKLALDLEGGTQIILEPQVAAGETVSQEQLNQAVSIIRQRIDSAGVSESEINTQGGQNIVVSIPGTPDDATINRIESSAKLEFRPVLVAGAPSTAAIGADGTATPTPAATVDPSLSTTPSVEPTNGSDLNWVTPALQAQYEAFDCANIDTNNVAPADQPLITCEADGSAKYILGPVEVDGANITDATNGQQVGQSGTPTGQWIVNISFNGQGADEFLGVSSRLIALQPPQNQFAAVLDGQVITAPRVQGVTDTPQISGNFTQDSSKALADQLKFGALPISFTVQSQDTISATLGSTQLINGLIAGLIGLILVVMYSLAQYRLLGLVTVASLSVAAVITYLLITILSWREGYRLSLAGVAGLIVAIGITADSFIVYFERVRDELRDGRGLESAVEAGWKRAFRTIVASDVVNFLAAAVLFVLAVGNVRGFALTLGLTTVVDLLVVSLFTHPMLQLIAQTRFFNEGHKLSGLDPRALGAVYRGRARFVPSVAVPGTKSASSSREAAKRQTIAERKASELVGSARDSSTDGKDS; encoded by the coding sequence GTGGCTAAGTCGTCCCCGGCCAAGAAGGCCTGGCGTTCCCTCACATGGCTTGGCGTGATCATCGTCGGCCTCATTGCCTTCAACGCCGTTGGCGTTCTGAACGGGAGTGGTTCGTGGGCGCCCAAGCTCGCCCTCGACCTCGAGGGTGGCACGCAGATCATTCTCGAGCCCCAGGTGGCCGCCGGTGAAACGGTGTCCCAGGAACAGCTGAATCAGGCCGTGTCGATCATCCGGCAACGCATCGACTCTGCTGGTGTCTCCGAGTCGGAGATCAACACCCAGGGTGGCCAGAACATCGTGGTGTCGATCCCCGGAACACCGGATGACGCCACGATCAACCGCATCGAGTCCTCGGCCAAGCTGGAGTTCCGGCCTGTCCTCGTTGCAGGGGCGCCGTCCACTGCCGCCATCGGTGCCGATGGAACCGCCACGCCCACGCCGGCGGCCACGGTGGATCCGAGCTTGTCGACCACCCCATCCGTCGAACCCACCAATGGCAGCGACCTCAACTGGGTCACGCCTGCGCTGCAGGCTCAGTACGAGGCCTTCGACTGCGCCAACATCGATACCAACAACGTTGCTCCGGCCGACCAGCCGCTCATCACCTGTGAGGCGGACGGCTCCGCGAAGTACATTCTGGGTCCGGTCGAGGTTGATGGCGCAAACATTACCGATGCCACCAACGGCCAGCAAGTCGGCCAGAGCGGAACACCCACCGGTCAGTGGATCGTCAACATCTCCTTCAACGGTCAGGGCGCCGATGAGTTCCTGGGAGTCTCCAGCCGCCTCATCGCTCTCCAGCCTCCGCAGAACCAGTTCGCCGCCGTGCTCGATGGCCAGGTGATCACCGCCCCGCGCGTTCAGGGAGTAACCGACACACCCCAAATCTCCGGTAACTTCACGCAGGATTCCTCCAAGGCACTCGCCGACCAGCTGAAATTCGGCGCGCTGCCCATCAGCTTCACGGTGCAGAGCCAGGACACCATCAGCGCGACACTCGGGTCCACGCAGCTGATCAACGGCTTGATCGCCGGCCTGATCGGGCTCATCCTCGTGGTGATGTACTCGCTTGCGCAATACCGCCTGCTGGGCCTCGTGACAGTGGCTTCACTGTCCGTTGCGGCCGTCATTACCTATCTGCTCATCACGATTCTGTCGTGGCGCGAAGGGTACCGACTGTCGCTGGCCGGAGTGGCCGGTCTGATCGTGGCCATTGGTATCACGGCCGACTCCTTCATCGTGTACTTCGAACGAGTGCGTGACGAGCTCCGCGATGGTCGTGGACTCGAGTCCGCCGTCGAAGCCGGCTGGAAACGGGCGTTCCGCACCATCGTCGCCTCCGACGTCGTCAACTTTCTTGCGGCTGCCGTGCTCTTCGTGCTCGCTGTCGGTAACGTTCGAGGCTTTGCGCTCACCCTGGGTCTCACCACGGTGGTCGACCTTCTTGTGGTGAGCCTGTTCACCCACCCCATGCTTCAGCTCATCGCTCAGACCCGATTCTTCAACGAGGGCCATAAGCTCAGCGGGCTGGACCCCCGAGCACTTGGCGCCGTCTACCGAGGTCGCGCACGCTTTGTGCCGTCCGTGGCCGTACCCGGAACCAAATCCGCTTCGTCCAGCCGTGAGGCAGCGAAACGACAAACCATCGCCGAGCGCAAAGCGTCCGAGCTTGTCGGCTCCGCACGGGATTCGTCGACCGACGGGAAGGATTCCTAA
- the rpsD gene encoding 30S ribosomal protein S4 encodes MSTKSRTRSKTRLSRALGIALTPKAARFLEKRPYAPGEHGRTKRKTDSDYAVRLREKQRLRAQYGIREAQLKIAFEQARRRQGLTGENLVEILETRLDALLVRSAIARTTAQARQMVVHRHILVDGELVDRPSFRVKPGQLIHVKARSEGMEPFQVAAAGGHVDLLPKLPPYLEVELDKLQARLVRAPLRVEIPVTCEVQLVVEYYAAR; translated from the coding sequence GTGTCTACCAAGTCACGTACCCGCAGTAAGACCCGCCTCTCGCGCGCGCTGGGCATTGCCCTCACGCCGAAGGCAGCCCGCTTCCTTGAGAAGCGCCCCTATGCACCGGGTGAGCACGGCCGTACCAAGCGCAAGACCGACTCGGACTACGCCGTTCGCCTGCGCGAGAAGCAGCGCTTACGCGCCCAGTACGGCATCCGCGAAGCCCAGCTCAAGATTGCCTTCGAGCAGGCTCGTCGTCGTCAGGGCCTGACCGGTGAGAACCTCGTCGAGATCCTCGAGACCCGTCTCGACGCCCTCCTCGTTCGTTCCGCCATTGCCCGCACCACGGCACAGGCTCGTCAGATGGTTGTGCACCGTCACATCCTCGTTGACGGAGAGCTCGTTGACCGGCCCTCCTTCCGCGTGAAGCCGGGCCAGCTCATTCACGTCAAGGCTCGCAGCGAGGGCATGGAGCCGTTCCAGGTTGCCGCCGCCGGCGGACACGTGGACCTGCTCCCCAAGCTTCCCCCGTACCTCGAGGTTGAGCTCGACAAGCTGCAGGCGCGTCTCGTGCGCGCACCGCTGCGCGTCGAGATCCCCGTGACGTGTGAAGTTCAGCTCGTCGTTGAGTACTACGCAGCTCGCTAG
- a CDS encoding peptidylprolyl isomerase: MAQNYKHDREARESRARTRAYQARRDVHENQQKRRVRDNIVAGAGLVVVLTLLVVAQVAYFNGGPGTPAPTDSAEASASATPTPATVENSGDVPSGTIAEDRTWTGTLTLNDVPLGIELDGAAAPQAVSSSISLAQSGFYAGTACHRLTTDGFFVLQCGDPNGDGTGGPDYRYGPVENAPVDNVYPAGTLAMARQGDSAFSQGSQFFIVYDDTTIGADTAGGYSVIGRVTSGLDELKATITDAGTSDGSTDGAPAVPTTITGITVQ; this comes from the coding sequence GTGGCACAGAACTATAAGCACGATCGCGAAGCACGCGAGTCTCGAGCCCGCACCCGGGCATATCAGGCCCGGCGCGATGTTCATGAGAACCAGCAGAAGCGTCGGGTACGCGACAACATTGTGGCCGGTGCCGGCCTCGTCGTGGTGCTGACCCTGCTCGTTGTCGCCCAGGTGGCCTACTTCAACGGCGGCCCCGGCACACCGGCTCCCACCGATAGCGCCGAGGCATCCGCTTCGGCCACGCCCACCCCGGCCACGGTGGAGAACAGCGGCGACGTGCCCTCGGGCACCATCGCCGAGGACCGCACCTGGACCGGCACCCTCACACTCAATGACGTGCCGCTCGGCATTGAGCTCGACGGCGCTGCCGCTCCCCAGGCCGTGTCCTCCAGCATTTCGTTGGCCCAGAGTGGTTTCTACGCCGGAACAGCCTGTCACCGACTCACGACCGACGGCTTCTTCGTGCTGCAGTGCGGCGACCCGAACGGCGACGGCACCGGCGGCCCGGACTACCGCTACGGCCCGGTCGAGAACGCCCCGGTTGATAACGTCTACCCGGCCGGCACGCTCGCGATGGCTCGTCAGGGCGATAGCGCCTTCAGCCAGGGCAGCCAGTTTTTCATTGTGTATGACGACACCACCATCGGCGCCGACACGGCCGGCGGGTACTCGGTCATTGGCCGGGTCACCAGCGGGCTGGACGAACTCAAGGCCACGATCACGGATGCCGGCACGAGCGACGGTTCCACCGACGGCGCCCCCGCGGTTCCCACGACAATTACCGGCATAACGGTTCAGTAG
- the yajC gene encoding preprotein translocase subunit YajC — protein sequence MDPLTLVMLAVLAMLVFFMFRNGRKRKRDQEALQATMVAGADVMTNFGMYGTIVSIDEEANKVALLIAPGTIVDIHRQTIARVVEPVVAEADDEALAQSPVIESLGEPEFGQRVDGDDSDNQPKKGDA from the coding sequence ATGGATCCGTTGACACTCGTCATGCTTGCCGTTCTGGCAATGCTCGTCTTTTTCATGTTCCGCAACGGTCGCAAGCGCAAGCGCGACCAGGAAGCGCTGCAGGCCACCATGGTTGCCGGTGCTGACGTCATGACCAACTTCGGCATGTACGGAACGATCGTCTCCATCGATGAGGAAGCCAACAAGGTGGCACTGCTCATCGCCCCCGGCACCATCGTCGACATCCACCGTCAGACCATCGCACGCGTGGTTGAGCCGGTCGTTGCCGAGGCAGACGACGAGGCGCTCGCGCAGAGCCCCGTTATCGAATCCCTTGGCGAGCCCGAGTTCGGGCAGCGCGTCGACGGCGACGACTCCGACAACCAGCCCAAAAAGGGCGACGCGTAA
- a CDS encoding bifunctional (p)ppGpp synthetase/guanosine-3',5'-bis(diphosphate) 3'-pyrophosphohydrolase, translating to MTDTTTPSPASLRRLVPRIFSRAQPAGAVDTLIKTVRLHHPKVDLSIIERAYTTAERAHVGQVRRSGEPYITHPVAVAQILADLGIGTKTIAAALLHDTVEDTSYTLDQLRADFGDEITMLVDGVTKLDKVKYGDSTQAETVRKMIVAMSKDIRVLIIKLADRLHNARTWGFVPAASAVRKATETLEIYAPLAHRLGIQTVKWELEDLSFGVLYPKLYAEIESLVRQRTPQREEFVQNIIDTINDDLKAARIRGKVAGRPKQYYSIYQKMVVRGRDFDEIYDLVGIRVLVNSVRDCYAVLGSIHARWTPLPGRFKDYIATPKFNLYQSLHTTVMGPSGRPVEIQIRTQEMHQRAEFGVAAHWKYKDQVNGNNSGMGPKSDTDMAWLAHISDWQAETADPGEFLDSLRYEIGAKEVYVFTPKGRVIGLPSGATPVDFAYAVHTEVGHRTMGSKVNGRLVPLESTLNTGDVVEVFTSKNPDSGPSKDWLNFVKSPRARNKIRQWFTKERRDEAIEQGRDAIARAMRKQNLPLQKLMNQDSFAEVAAVLKYEDVSALYAAVGEGHVSTQSVLEKVVSSVQSIEESDVSDFPVAPRGHTQAPRTSDSGVLVRGAPDILVKLARCCTPVPGDKIVGFVTRGAGVSVHQASCHNVQSLLKEPERMIDVEWAPTSKSLFLVHIQIEALDRSGLLSDVTRVLSEHHVNILSATVNTSSDRLALSRFVFEMGDITHLDRVLNAVRRIDAVYDVYRVSDG from the coding sequence ATGACTGACACCACCACACCATCCCCGGCTTCGTTGCGGCGGCTGGTGCCCCGCATTTTCTCGCGTGCGCAGCCCGCGGGCGCCGTAGACACGCTCATCAAGACCGTGCGTCTGCACCACCCCAAGGTGGACCTGTCGATCATCGAACGGGCGTACACCACGGCAGAACGCGCTCATGTGGGTCAGGTGCGGCGGAGCGGCGAACCGTACATCACGCATCCGGTGGCCGTGGCCCAAATTCTTGCCGACCTCGGGATCGGCACGAAGACGATTGCTGCTGCTTTGCTGCACGACACCGTCGAGGACACCTCGTACACCCTGGATCAGTTGCGCGCCGACTTCGGCGACGAAATCACCATGCTGGTGGATGGCGTCACCAAGCTCGACAAGGTGAAGTACGGCGACTCCACGCAGGCCGAGACCGTGCGCAAAATGATCGTGGCCATGTCAAAAGACATCCGCGTGCTGATCATCAAGCTTGCCGACCGCCTGCACAATGCTCGCACCTGGGGCTTCGTTCCGGCCGCGTCAGCCGTACGCAAGGCCACCGAAACCCTGGAGATCTACGCACCCCTCGCACACCGCCTGGGCATCCAGACGGTCAAGTGGGAACTTGAGGACCTGTCCTTTGGGGTGCTCTACCCCAAGCTCTATGCCGAAATCGAGAGCCTTGTTCGCCAGCGAACGCCGCAACGCGAAGAGTTCGTGCAAAACATTATTGACACGATTAATGACGATCTGAAAGCAGCGCGGATACGCGGCAAGGTCGCGGGGCGGCCCAAGCAGTATTACTCCATTTACCAGAAGATGGTGGTTCGAGGTCGCGACTTCGATGAGATCTATGACCTCGTGGGTATCCGGGTTCTCGTCAACTCGGTGCGGGACTGCTACGCGGTTCTGGGTTCTATTCACGCCCGCTGGACGCCACTACCGGGGCGATTCAAGGACTACATCGCAACCCCCAAATTTAACCTATACCAGTCCCTGCACACGACCGTCATGGGTCCGAGCGGTCGCCCGGTAGAGATACAAATTCGCACTCAGGAGATGCACCAGCGTGCCGAATTCGGTGTCGCCGCGCACTGGAAGTACAAGGACCAGGTCAACGGCAACAATTCGGGGATGGGCCCCAAGAGCGACACCGACATGGCGTGGCTTGCCCACATCTCGGACTGGCAGGCCGAGACGGCGGACCCCGGAGAATTCCTGGACTCCCTGCGCTATGAAATCGGCGCGAAGGAAGTGTATGTCTTCACGCCCAAGGGGCGTGTGATTGGTCTTCCGTCCGGAGCGACACCCGTGGACTTCGCCTACGCCGTGCACACCGAGGTAGGGCACCGCACCATGGGGTCCAAGGTCAACGGGAGGCTCGTTCCGCTCGAGAGCACCCTGAACACCGGTGATGTCGTGGAGGTCTTCACCTCGAAGAACCCCGACTCCGGTCCGAGCAAGGACTGGCTCAACTTCGTCAAGAGCCCACGCGCGCGGAACAAGATTCGCCAGTGGTTCACGAAAGAACGCCGTGACGAGGCCATTGAACAGGGCCGCGATGCCATTGCCCGCGCGATGCGCAAGCAGAACCTGCCGCTGCAGAAGCTCATGAACCAGGATTCCTTTGCTGAGGTTGCGGCGGTCCTCAAGTACGAAGATGTCTCCGCGCTCTACGCCGCTGTTGGTGAAGGCCATGTGTCGACGCAGTCCGTGCTCGAAAAAGTGGTCTCGTCGGTGCAGAGCATCGAGGAGAGCGATGTCAGCGACTTCCCCGTGGCACCGCGCGGTCATACTCAGGCGCCACGCACGAGTGATTCGGGCGTACTTGTTCGCGGAGCGCCGGACATTTTGGTGAAACTTGCCCGCTGCTGTACCCCCGTACCCGGGGACAAGATCGTGGGCTTTGTCACCAGGGGCGCGGGAGTTTCGGTGCACCAAGCGTCATGCCACAACGTGCAGTCGCTGCTCAAAGAGCCTGAGCGCATGATTGACGTTGAGTGGGCGCCCACCTCGAAGAGCCTGTTCCTCGTGCACATTCAGATCGAGGCGCTGGACCGCTCGGGCCTGCTCTCCGATGTGACGCGGGTGCTTTCGGAGCACCACGTGAACATTCTGTCGGCCACGGTGAACACCTCCAGCGACCGCCTAGCGCTCAGTCGCTTTGTGTTCGAGATGGGGGATATCACGCACTTGGATCGTGTCCTCAACGCCGTGCGTCGCATTGATGCGGTCTACGACGTGTACCGGGTGAGTGACGGCTAA